A segment of the Myxococcota bacterium genome:
CGCGAAGCGCGCGCGCACGCGCGGAATCACTTCACGCGCGAAGCGCTCCAGGTTCCCGTGGGTGCGCTCCGGCAGGATTCCGGGCGGGGCGGCCCAGCCCACGAGGTCGGTGACTCCGAACTTCTGCACGAACTCGACGACCTGCTCGGCGCACTTCTCCGCGTTTCCCGTCATGTAGGTCTGGGGAATGCGTCCCGGGTCGTTGAAGGCGGCGACCTTCTCGCGTGACTCGCTCGCCCAGTTTCCATAGTGGACCATCCGGTATCTCTCGGCGGCGCGGAACGGGGGCCAGTCGCGCTCCGGGTCGTCGGTCACGAGCCAGGAGCGGATGATGCCGATGCGCCGGGCGTCTGGGTCGGCGCCCCGAGCGCGCAGCTCGCGCCGCCAGGGCTCGATCGTCTGCGCTGCGCTGCCCTGCGGCAAGAGGTTCACGCCGAAGCGCGCGGCGCGCAGCGCGCCCGCCTCGCTCTGCGCCGCGAGCCAGAGCGGAATCCCGCCGGGCTGCGCGGGTCTGGGAAACACGGGCACGCCGTCGATCCGGAAGCGCTTGCCCTGGAAACGCACGGGCTCGCCGACCAGCGCCTGCTTCAGGATCTGTACGGCTTCCTCGGTGCGAGACACTCGCTCGGCCTGCGGAATGCCGAACGCGCGGAACTCGTGCGGCGCGTAGCCCATGCCCACGCCCAGCTCCATGCGCCCGCCGGACAGGTTGTCGAGCACGCACAGGTCCTCGGCGAGCTTCAGCGGATGGTGGAAGGGCGCGAGCACCACGTCGGTCGAGATGCGGATGCGCGAAGTGCGCGCAGCGAACGCGCCCGCGACGGCCGTGAACGAGGGCAGATACCCGTCGTCCACGAAGTGGTGCTCGGTGAGCCACACCAGGTCGAAGCCGAGCTGGTCGGCGAGCGCGACCTGCTCGAGCGTCTGGGCGTAGAGCAATGGGTTCGGGATCCCGGAGTCGGGCGGGTTGCGGAAGTCGTAGGCGACACCGAAGCGCAGCGTGGGTCTCATGGCGCGAGCTTACCCCGCCGCGCGGAGACGCCGGTCCCGCCACTCGAGCACGAGGTCGTCGCTGCGCACCGCGCTCCAGTCGAACGGGCGTGCGAGGTCGAGGCCCGCGAAGCCGGCGATCTGCGCGCGCAGGTCGACGGCCGACGCCTCGGCCGACAGCTCGCGCCACCCGACCGCGCCGTGCAGCTTGGCGAGCTTCTCGCCCGAGCGCTCGAGAAACAGGAAGTGGTGGCGATAGCTCGGGGTCGGCAGATCGAGCGCGCGCTGCAGGAGCACGTGAGTCGCGCTCGCGCTCGCGAGGTCCCGCCCGCGCACGATGCGGCTGATGCCGCCCCGCCCGTCGTCCACGACCGCGGCCAGGTGATAGGCGATCGCGCCGTCGCGCCGGCGCAGCACCGGGTCGCCCATCTCGCGCCGCACGTCCTGCGAGAGGTCGAGGCCGCTCTCGTCGCGCAGCTCCACGCGCCCGTCCGGCACGCGGAAGCGCAGCGTCGCGTCGGCCGCGCGCCAGCCTCCGGCCGGGAGTGACTTCTCGCGGCAGCGCTCGGTGTAGCGCCAGCCGCCGTCCGCGGCGCGCGTGCCCGCGCGTGCGATCTCACTGCGGCTGCACGCGCACGGGTACAAGAGGCCCGCCGCGGCCAGGCGGTCGAGCGCCGCTTCGTGCGCGGGCCGGTGGTGACTCTGGAGCTCCTCGGCGTCCCAGTCCAGGCCGAACCAGCGCAGGGCGGCGCGCATGTCCTCGGCCGACTCGGGCGTGCAGCGCTCCGGGTCGACGTCCTCGAGCCGCAGCGTGAAGCGCGCGCCACGGGAGCGCGCGTCGAGCCAGGCCAGGAGCCCCGCCAGCAGCGTTCCGGGGTGGGCCGGGCCCGAAGTCGTCGGCGCGAAGCGGCAGCGAGTCACAGGAGAATCTTAGACCAGGTGCGCGGCGTCCTTGACGCATCGCCCGCGGTCTTCGATCGTCCAGCCACCCCCGAGGAGAGACGATGGCCGCCGACGGCGACCGCAAGGGTGGGCGCAAGCCCGTAGCGTACGACGAGAGCACGATCCAGACGTTGGACGCGCTCGAGCACATTCGCCTGCGCACGGGCATGTACATCGGCCGGATCGGCGATGGCACGCACCCCGCCGACGGCGTCTACGTGATGCTCAAGGAAGTGATCGACAACTCGGTCGACGAGTTCATCATGGGTCACGGCAAGAAGATCGAGATCGTGCGCGAAGGCGACACGGTCTCGGTGCGCGACTTCGGCCGGGGTATCCCGCTGGGCAAGGTCGTCGAGTGTGTCTCGCAGATCAACACCGGCGGCAAGTACAACGACGACGTGTTCCAGTTCTCGGTCGGCCTGAACGGCGTGGGCACCAAGGCCGTGAACGCGCTCTCGGCGAGCTTCGAAGTGACTTCGTGGCGCGAGGGCAAGTTCCGCCGCGCCAGCTTCAAGCAGGGCAAGCTCACGTCGGACAAGCAGGGCAAGGGCGCCGACGAGCCGGACGGCACGCTGGTGCGCTTCACGCCCGACCCCGTCATCTTCAAGACGACTCACTGGAACGACGAGCTGATCGGCGACCGGCTCTGGTACTACGCCTATCTCAACACCGGGCTCGCGCTCAGCTACAACGGCAAGACCTTCAAGAGCGCCGGCGGGCTCGCGGACCTCCTGGCCAAGGAGATCGGCGAGGAGCCGGCGGTCTACGAGATCCTGCACTGCAAGCTCGATCGGCTCGAGTTCGCGTTCACCCACACGCACCAGTACGGCGAGAACTACTTCAGCTTCGTGAACGGCCAGTTCACGAACGACGGCGGCACGCATCAGGCCGCGTTCCGGGAGGGTCTGCTGCGCGGGGTGAACGAGTTCGCCGGCAAGGACTTCGCGGGCGAAGACGTGCGCGACGGCCTGGTCGGTGCCGTGGCGGTGAAGATCCAGGACCCCGTCTTCGAGTCACAGACCAAGAACAAGCTCGGCTCGACCGACGTGAAGCCGTGGATCACCAAGGAAGTGAAGGAGCAGGTGATCCTCTGGCTGCACCGCAACACGCAGGCGGCCGAGGCGCTGATCGAGAAGATCAAGGCCAACGAGAGACTGCGCAAGGAGCTGTCGGCGATCAAGAAGCAGGCGCGCGAGCGCGCGAAGTCGGTCGCGATCCGCATTCCGAAGCTCGTCGACTGCAAGGCGCACTACAACGAGCTGCTCGACGCGCGGCGCGAGGAGTCGACCATCTTCCTGTGCGAGGGCAACTCGGCCGGCGGGCCGATGATCAGCTCACGCGACGTGCACACGCAGGCGATCTACACGCTGAAGGGCAAGCCGCTCAACACCTACGGCCTGCAGCGCGACGCGGTGTACAAGAACGAGGAGCTGTACAACGTGATGCGCGCGCTCGGCATCGAGGACGGCCTCGACGGGCTGCGCTACAACCGCGTGGTGATCGCCACCGACGCCGACGTCGACGGCATGCACATCCGGAATCTCCTCATGACCTACTTCCTGCGCTACTTCGAGGAGCTGGTGCAGAAGGGCCACCTGTACATCCTCGAGACGCCGCTGTTCCGCGTGCGCAACAAGAAGGACACCCGCTACTGCTACAGCGAGAAGGAGCGCGACCGCGCCATGGAAGACATCAAGGGCGCGGAAGTGACTCGCTTCAAGGGCCTGGGCGAGATCTCGCCCAACGAGTTCGGCCAGTTCATCGGCGCCGACATGCGGCTCGTGCCGGTATCGATCGCCAACCAGCACGAAGTGTCTTCCAGCCTCGAGTTCTGCATGGGCAAGAACACGCCCGCACGGCGTGACTACATCGTCGAGAATCTCGTCCTCGACGTGAGCTGAGGGGGCGCGTCATGTCGAACCTCGCACCGCTGATGAAGCGGAACTTCCTGGAGTACGCGAGCTACACCATCCTCGACCGCGCGCTGCCCGACCTGCGCGACGGCTGCAAGCCGGTGCAGCGGCGCATCCTGCACACGCTGTACGAGATGGACGACGGCCTGTTCCACAAGGTCGCGAACGTCATCGGCGAGACCATGAAGCTGCACCCACACGGCGACGCGTCGATCGGCGACGCGCTCGTCGTGTTGGCGACCAAGGACTACTTCATCGAGCGACAGGGCAACTTCGGGAACCCGGTCACGGGTCACGAGGCTGCGGCGCCGCGCTACATCGAGTGTCGACTCACTCCGCTCGCGCGCGACACGCTTTTCAACCCGAACCTGACCGAGTACTCGCCGAGCTACGACGGCCGCCGGCTCGAGCCGGTGTTCCTGCCCGCGAAGCTGCCCGTGGTGCTGATGCTGGGCGTGGAGGGCATCGCCGTCGGCATGGCCACGCGCATCCTGCCCCACAACTTCGTGGAGCTGCTGCGCGGGCAGATCGCCATCCTGCAGGGCGAGCGCTACCGGCTCTACCCCGACTTCCAGAGCGGCGGCCTGATGGACGTGTCGGAGTACGACAAGGGCCGCGGCAAGGTGAAGGTCCGCGCGCGCATCGAGGCCAAGGGCGACAAGACGGTCGTGATCCGCGAGATCCCGTGGAGCACCACCACCGAGTCACTCATCGCGTCGATCGAGACCGCGGCGCAGAAGGGTCGCGTCAAGATCAGCGGCATCGAGGACTTCACCACCGACAAGGTCGAGATCGAGCTGTCGCTGGCGCGCGGCGTGTACGCCGAGGAAGTGATTCCGCAGCTCTACGCCTACACCGACTGCGAAGTCTCGCTGCAGTCGTCGCTGCTCGTGATCCGGGACGAGAAGCCGGTGGAGATGACCACCGCCGAGGTGCTCGAGGACGCCACCGAGCGGCTCAAGAAGCAGATCAAGGCCGAGCTCGAGCACGAAGAGACCAAGCTCGTCGACCGCCAGCACTGGCTCACCCTCGAGCGCATCTTCATCGAGAACCGCGTCTACAAGAAGATCGAGACCGCCAAGACCGAGGAGCGGGTGAACGACGCGGTCATGACCGGCATGGCAGAGTTCAAGCGCCAGTTCGTCCGGCCCATGGTCGAAGACGACGTGAAGCGGCTGCTCGAGATCCGCATCCGGCGCATCTCGGCCTACGACATCGAGAAGCACAAGGAAGAGCTCGCGGGCGTGGAGGGCGAGCTCGAGGCCACGCGCAAGAAGCTGAAGCAGCTGACCAAGACCGTGATCGCCTGGCTCGAGTCACTGCTCGAGAAGTACGGCGAGCAGTACAAGCGGCGCACGAAGATCACGTCGATCGAAGAGGTCGACAAGAAGGCCGTCGCCACGGCCAACATCAAGCTGTCCTACGACGAGGAGTCCGGCTTCTTCGGCTCCGACGTGCGCGGCTCGGAGCACGCGCTGCAAGTCACCGAGTACGACCGCGTGCTCGCGGTCTCGAGCGACGGCACCTACCGCATCATGGCACCACCCAAGAAGGTGCTCCTGCCGCGAAAGGTGCTGTATGTCGGCGTGTTCGAGCCCGAGAAAGGCAAGGACTTCACGCTCGTGTACCGCGACGCCGAGCGCAACGCCTACGGCAAGCGCGTGCACATCGAGTCGTTCATCCACGACAAGGAGTACCGCTTCTTCAAGGACGACAAGGGGAAGATCGACCTCTTGCTCGAGGGCGACGGCCCTTTCGGCAAGGTCCACTTCCAGTTCGTCGCGCAGAAGCGGCAGCGCCAGAAGGAGTCCGATTTCGACCTGGGCGAGCTCGAGTTCGCGGGCATTCCCGCGCGCGGGCAGAAGCTCGCGCCCAAGCCCGTCGCGCGCGTGAAGCACCTTCCGCCCGAGTTGTGACCTGAAACACGTTCTCGTGTCTCGAAAGTGAGAGACACGGGCGTTTCGTCACATTCACTGACTGGGGTCGTGCGCTAGCCTCGCCCCATGTCAGCGGCAGAGCTCGTCAACCGCGTGCTTCGGCCGCTCGGCGTGCGACTCACTCGCGCGCGGCCTGCGGGCTGGCGCGTGGGGCGCGCCGCGAGCGGCGTTTCGACGCTGATCGACGTGGGCTGCGCCTGGGGCACGCCGGAGTTCTACGCCACTGCGCCGAAGGCCGAGCTGTTCCTGGTGGACCCGGTCGCGGAGTACGAGGCGGCAATCAAGAGAATTCTCACGCAGCGCCCAGGGAGCTACACGCTCACCGCGCTCGGCGCCGGCTCCGGGACCTTGGAGCTCAACGTCGAGCTCGACGCACCGACGCGCAGCTCGGCGCTCGCGCGCACCGAGCTCACGCGCACGGGCGGCCGGATCGAACGCCGCCGCGTGCCTGTGACGACGCTCGACGCGCTGGTCGAGCGTCACTCGCTGCGGCCCCCCTTCGGGCTGAAGATCGACGCGGAAGGCTACGAGCTCGAGATCCTGCGCGGCGCGGAGAGCACGCTGCGCGAGACGCGCTTCGTGGTCGCAGAGACCTCGGTGCAGCGCCGCTTCGCGGGCAGCTACCGCTTCCTCGATCTCCTCCAGCTCATGGACGCGAGCGACTTCGTGCTCGAGAGCGTGCTGCACGCCGGCACCGACCGCGCCGGCGTGGTCCGCTATCTCGACCTGTTGCTCACGAACAAGCGCGCGGCGTAGTCACGCGTCGGGCCGGTGCTTCTTGCGCCAGGCGATCAGGGCCTTCTCGGCCTCGGAGCGATTCGTGTGCACGCTGATCTCGAAGCCGCCGCTCTTCAGCATCTTCTCCACCGAGCGGTTGGCCGACATCTTCGAGACCTCTTTCTCGGGCGCGACCGCGGCCTCGTAGACGGCGCCGGCGCGGATGAACTCGGGCCAGAACCAGCCCTCGATCCACTTCACGTCGCCCGGATCGATCACCGCGAACTTGCTCGCGTCGGCGAGCCACAGCGCGCCGGGACGCGCCTTCGCGGCGTCGATGCAGGCCTGATAGGCACGGCGCAGGTCGGCGCCCTTGCGGAACACCGGGAGCCACTCGGACAGGTAGTACTGGTGGTCCTCGTTCCAGTGGATCCGCACGATGTCGTCCTGATACACGAGCGTGAGTCCGGCCATGGTCAGTCGCCTCCGTGCTTCCCGCGCCGCTCGAGCAGGGCCGCCTCGGCCTCGGCGCGGCTCGCGTGTACGGTCACCTCGAAGCCGCCCTTCTGGATCGCCTTCTTGGCCGAGCGGCTCGCGGACATCTTCGAGACTTCCTTCTGCGGGGGAATCACCGCCGCGTAGGTCGCGCCCGCGCGCACGAACTCGGGCCAGAAGGTCTCCTCGATCCATTTCACGTCGGCCTGGTCGACCACCGTGAACTTGCTGGAGTCGATCAGCCAGAAGGCGCCGCGGCGCGTCTTCGCGGCGTCGACGCACGCCTGGTAGGCCCGGCGCAGGTCGGCTCCCTTGCGGAACACCGGCTGCCAGTCGGACATGTAGTACGCGTGTTCCTCGTGCCAGTAGATCCGGACTGCGTCGTCCTGGTACACCAGCGTCAAGCCGGCCATCGCCACCTCCCGTCGCGCGAGTCTGTCGACTATTCGGAGCGCGCGCCGTGGGGCTACACTCGGGCGCGAAATGTTGCGCCGTATCGTTCTGGGCCTCGTGTCACTGGTGCTCGCGGCCGTCCTGTATGTCGCGATCGGCCTGTTCCTCGCGAAACGTGCCATCGTGCGCATCGCACCGCCGTTGCCCTCGGCCGAAGACGTGATGGACTTCGATCCCACGGCCGACCTGCCGGTCAAGCTCTCGTACTGGAACACGGCCGATCAGAAGGTCCCGCGCAGCGCGGTGCTCGAGGCCAAGCTCGACCCGAATCCGACCGCGCCCTACGTGCTGGGGCTGCCGTCGTTCGTGCTCGAGTGGGCGGACGGCCGCATCTTCCTGGTCGACCTGGGCATGGACCCCGCGGCGGCGAAGGACTTCGGCCGGCCGAGCGAGCTGTTGAT
Coding sequences within it:
- a CDS encoding FkbM family methyltransferase; translated protein: MSAAELVNRVLRPLGVRLTRARPAGWRVGRAASGVSTLIDVGCAWGTPEFYATAPKAELFLVDPVAEYEAAIKRILTQRPGSYTLTALGAGSGTLELNVELDAPTRSSALARTELTRTGGRIERRRVPVTTLDALVERHSLRPPFGLKIDAEGYELEILRGAESTLRETRFVVAETSVQRRFAGSYRFLDLLQLMDASDFVLESVLHAGTDRAGVVRYLDLLLTNKRAA
- a CDS encoding DNA topoisomerase IV subunit A — encoded protein: MSNLAPLMKRNFLEYASYTILDRALPDLRDGCKPVQRRILHTLYEMDDGLFHKVANVIGETMKLHPHGDASIGDALVVLATKDYFIERQGNFGNPVTGHEAAAPRYIECRLTPLARDTLFNPNLTEYSPSYDGRRLEPVFLPAKLPVVLMLGVEGIAVGMATRILPHNFVELLRGQIAILQGERYRLYPDFQSGGLMDVSEYDKGRGKVKVRARIEAKGDKTVVIREIPWSTTTESLIASIETAAQKGRVKISGIEDFTTDKVEIELSLARGVYAEEVIPQLYAYTDCEVSLQSSLLVIRDEKPVEMTTAEVLEDATERLKKQIKAELEHEETKLVDRQHWLTLERIFIENRVYKKIETAKTEERVNDAVMTGMAEFKRQFVRPMVEDDVKRLLEIRIRRISAYDIEKHKEELAGVEGELEATRKKLKQLTKTVIAWLESLLEKYGEQYKRRTKITSIEEVDKKAVATANIKLSYDEESGFFGSDVRGSEHALQVTEYDRVLAVSSDGTYRIMAPPKKVLLPRKVLYVGVFEPEKGKDFTLVYRDAERNAYGKRVHIESFIHDKEYRFFKDDKGKIDLLLEGDGPFGKVHFQFVAQKRQRQKESDFDLGELEFAGIPARGQKLAPKPVARVKHLPPEL
- a CDS encoding DNA topoisomerase IV subunit B — its product is MAADGDRKGGRKPVAYDESTIQTLDALEHIRLRTGMYIGRIGDGTHPADGVYVMLKEVIDNSVDEFIMGHGKKIEIVREGDTVSVRDFGRGIPLGKVVECVSQINTGGKYNDDVFQFSVGLNGVGTKAVNALSASFEVTSWREGKFRRASFKQGKLTSDKQGKGADEPDGTLVRFTPDPVIFKTTHWNDELIGDRLWYYAYLNTGLALSYNGKTFKSAGGLADLLAKEIGEEPAVYEILHCKLDRLEFAFTHTHQYGENYFSFVNGQFTNDGGTHQAAFREGLLRGVNEFAGKDFAGEDVRDGLVGAVAVKIQDPVFESQTKNKLGSTDVKPWITKEVKEQVILWLHRNTQAAEALIEKIKANERLRKELSAIKKQARERAKSVAIRIPKLVDCKAHYNELLDARREESTIFLCEGNSAGGPMISSRDVHTQAIYTLKGKPLNTYGLQRDAVYKNEELYNVMRALGIEDGLDGLRYNRVVIATDADVDGMHIRNLLMTYFLRYFEELVQKGHLYILETPLFRVRNKKDTRYCYSEKERDRAMEDIKGAEVTRFKGLGEISPNEFGQFIGADMRLVPVSIANQHEVSSSLEFCMGKNTPARRDYIVENLVLDVS
- a CDS encoding glutamate--tRNA ligase family protein → MTRCRFAPTTSGPAHPGTLLAGLLAWLDARSRGARFTLRLEDVDPERCTPESAEDMRAALRWFGLDWDAEELQSHHRPAHEAALDRLAAAGLLYPCACSRSEIARAGTRAADGGWRYTERCREKSLPAGGWRAADATLRFRVPDGRVELRDESGLDLSQDVRREMGDPVLRRRDGAIAYHLAAVVDDGRGGISRIVRGRDLASASATHVLLQRALDLPTPSYRHHFLFLERSGEKLAKLHGAVGWRELSAEASAVDLRAQIAGFAGLDLARPFDWSAVRSDDLVLEWRDRRLRAAG
- a CDS encoding LLM class flavin-dependent oxidoreductase — encoded protein: MRPTLRFGVAYDFRNPPDSGIPNPLLYAQTLEQVALADQLGFDLVWLTEHHFVDDGYLPSFTAVAGAFAARTSRIRISTDVVLAPFHHPLKLAEDLCVLDNLSGGRMELGVGMGYAPHEFRAFGIPQAERVSRTEEAVQILKQALVGEPVRFQGKRFRIDGVPVFPRPAQPGGIPLWLAAQSEAGALRAARFGVNLLPQGSAAQTIEPWRRELRARGADPDARRIGIIRSWLVTDDPERDWPPFRAAERYRMVHYGNWASESREKVAAFNDPGRIPQTYMTGNAEKCAEQVVEFVQKFGVTDLVGWAAPPGILPERTHGNLERFAREVIPRVRARFA